A genomic stretch from Xiphophorus maculatus strain JP 163 A chromosome 14, X_maculatus-5.0-male, whole genome shotgun sequence includes:
- the LOC111610903 gene encoding ladderlectin-like, with translation ICLPSEQADLLQRSLSCPSGWTLINSRCFQYVQKSMTWARAERNCLSMGANLASVQDLNEYNQIQIIVTAAGHGAKQAWIGGTNAQEVFIWLWSDGSRFDYTHWCSGQNNNDGGNQRCLQINYSGAKCWDDLGSNHNLPSVCAKKP, from the exons ATTTGTTTGCCATCAGAACAAGCTGACTTGCTCCAGAGATCTCTTTCTTGTCCTTCTGGCTGGACTCTGATCAATAGTCGCTGCTTTCAATATGTTCAAAAAAGCATGACTTGGGCAAGAGCCGAG AGAAACTGTCTGTCCATGGGGGCAAACCTTGCATCAGTTCAGGACTTGAACGAGTACAATCAGATTCAGATTATAGTAACTGCAGCAGGTCACGGGGCCAAACAAGCATGGATTGGAGGCACTAATGCACAGGAGGTATT TATTTGGTTGTGGAGCGATGGAAGCCGTTTCGACTACACACACTGGTGTTCTGGACAGAATAATAATGATGGAGGCAACCAGCGCTGTTTACAGATAAACTATTCAG GTGCAAAGTGCTGGGATGACCTGGGGTCTAATCACAATCTGCCTTCTGTCTGCGCCAAGAAACCCTGA